Proteins from one Dysgonomonas sp. HDW5A genomic window:
- a CDS encoding polysaccharide lyase — protein sequence MKKSVILGVGATVLACVFSSPVLAQYPKISAEVKKESEAMLNEAERLSDIAWEKALPIIEQQAKEGRPYIPWAARPTDLPQAEIPAFPGAEGGGAYSFGGRGGKVIVVTSLEDSGPGTFREACETGGARIVVFNVAGIIRLKTPVIIRAPYITIAGQTAPGDGVCIAGETIWANTHDVVVRHMRFRRGETYVGRRDDSFGGNPVGNIMIDHCSTSWGLDENISFYRHMFNPGDGTKDLKLPTVNVTIQNTISSQALDTYNHSFGSTLGGENCTFMRNLWANNAGRNPSIGWNGVFNFVNNVIYNWVHRSVDGGDYTALYNMINNYYKPGPLTPTDKPVGHRILKPEAGRSKLGYFVFGRVYANGNIVEGNEAVTKDNWNGGIQVQEQENTDGYTANMKWDKPFPIDNPFPIMPAKEAYNFVMDNAGATFPKRDIVDQRVIEQVKTGKVYYKEGLDPESFYQFEHRRLPADSYKQGIITDIEQVGGYPEYKGTPYKDSDGDGMPDAWEIKYGLNPNDPSDAAKDMNGDGYTNIEKYINGIDPKKKVDWKNPNNNYDTLAKRKSLF from the coding sequence ATGAAAAAAAGTGTAATTCTAGGGGTCGGAGCAACAGTATTGGCTTGTGTATTCAGTTCACCCGTACTAGCCCAATATCCCAAAATTTCTGCTGAAGTCAAAAAAGAATCAGAGGCAATGTTAAATGAAGCAGAACGTCTGTCAGACATTGCTTGGGAAAAAGCTTTGCCAATTATTGAACAACAAGCAAAAGAAGGACGCCCCTATATTCCGTGGGCTGCACGTCCAACCGACCTGCCACAAGCTGAAATACCTGCCTTTCCCGGAGCCGAAGGTGGTGGAGCATATTCGTTTGGAGGACGTGGTGGTAAAGTGATAGTAGTAACCAGTTTAGAAGATAGCGGTCCCGGAACCTTCCGTGAAGCTTGCGAAACAGGCGGTGCACGTATTGTTGTATTTAATGTAGCCGGAATTATCAGGTTAAAAACTCCTGTTATTATTAGAGCTCCTTATATAACTATTGCAGGACAGACTGCTCCGGGCGATGGGGTTTGTATTGCCGGCGAAACCATTTGGGCAAATACTCACGATGTTGTTGTACGTCATATGCGTTTTCGCAGAGGTGAAACTTATGTAGGCAGACGCGACGATTCTTTTGGCGGAAATCCGGTCGGAAATATTATGATAGACCACTGCTCAACTTCGTGGGGATTGGATGAAAATATATCGTTTTATCGTCATATGTTTAATCCGGGGGACGGAACCAAAGATTTGAAACTTCCAACAGTAAATGTTACTATTCAGAATACGATATCTTCTCAGGCGTTAGATACTTATAACCATTCTTTTGGCAGCACATTAGGCGGCGAGAACTGTACTTTTATGCGTAATCTTTGGGCTAATAATGCAGGTCGTAATCCGTCTATCGGCTGGAACGGAGTTTTCAACTTTGTAAATAATGTAATCTATAACTGGGTACATCGTTCGGTAGATGGTGGTGATTATACGGCTCTTTATAATATGATAAATAACTATTATAAACCGGGTCCGTTAACACCAACTGATAAACCTGTGGGACATCGTATTCTTAAACCGGAAGCCGGACGCAGCAAGTTAGGCTATTTTGTATTTGGCAGGGTATATGCCAATGGTAATATAGTGGAAGGTAACGAGGCTGTTACAAAAGACAATTGGAACGGAGGTATTCAGGTTCAGGAACAGGAAAATACAGACGGATATACTGCTAATATGAAATGGGATAAACCCTTTCCTATAGATAACCCTTTTCCGATTATGCCTGCAAAAGAAGCCTACAATTTTGTGATGGATAATGCAGGTGCTACTTTTCCTAAACGTGATATTGTAGACCAACGTGTTATCGAACAAGTTAAAACAGGAAAAGTATATTATAAAGAAGGTTTAGATCCCGAAAGTTTTTATCAATTCGAACATCGACGTTTGCCAGCCGATTCTTATAAGCAAGGTATTATAACTGATATAGAACAAGTAGGTGGGTATCCTGAATACAAAGGCACACCATACAAAGATTCTGATGGTGATGGAATGCCCGATGCTTGGGAGATTAAATACGGATTGAATCCGAATGATCCGTCAGACGCAGCTAAAGATATGAATGGTGACGGATATACTAATATTGAAAAATATATCAACGGTATAGATCCGAAGAAAAAAGTAGATTGGAAGAATCCAAATAACAATTATGATACTTTAGCTAAAAGAAAGAGTTTATTTTAG
- a CDS encoding DUF3826 domain-containing protein, with protein sequence MKPFILFISVLLSLSAFSQNKEEEYTKVLTQRAEKIVNTLNIQDKAVYDAVTKAIVNQYKSLGELHDKSDADIKASKQNITDKTAKEAAIKTLETELNASLYNLHCAYIGALSANLTNDQIEKVKDGMTYGVVQVTYTSYQDMIPTLKPEDKKQLYAWLVEAREHAMSAASSKEKHEWFGKYKGRFNNYLSKQGYDIQKERKAWEERVKAKGGTL encoded by the coding sequence ATGAAACCATTTATACTATTTATTTCAGTCTTACTATCTTTATCTGCTTTTAGTCAAAACAAAGAAGAGGAATATACTAAAGTATTGACTCAGAGAGCCGAGAAGATAGTTAATACACTTAATATTCAAGATAAAGCTGTTTACGATGCTGTTACAAAAGCTATTGTTAACCAATATAAAAGCTTGGGAGAATTACACGACAAATCGGATGCAGACATTAAAGCTTCTAAACAAAATATAACTGATAAAACAGCTAAAGAGGCTGCTATTAAAACACTGGAAACAGAACTAAATGCAAGCTTATACAATTTGCATTGTGCTTATATCGGTGCACTTTCAGCTAATCTGACAAATGACCAAATAGAAAAAGTAAAAGATGGAATGACTTATGGAGTGGTACAAGTTACATACACCTCATATCAAGATATGATTCCCACATTAAAACCCGAAGACAAAAAACAATTATACGCCTGGCTGGTAGAAGCCCGTGAACATGCTATGAGTGCGGCTTCTTCGAAAGAAAAACACGAATGGTTCGGGAAATATAAAGGACGTTTCAATAACTATCTTTCGAAGCAAGGGTATGATATCCAGAAAGAAAGAAAAGCTTGGGAAGAACGAGTAAAAGCCAAAGGAGGAACATTATAA